A part of Aquaspirillum sp. LM1 genomic DNA contains:
- a CDS encoding NAD(P)-dependent oxidoreductase, with amino-acid sequence MSHPLRIAFAGIGLMGLPMCRRLLAAGYPLTVWNRNPDKTAPLLAAGARQAASLAELAAGADIVCLCLSDTAAVEQVMFAADGLAVHLAADTLVVDFSSIEPAATRLFAQRLATQCGARWVDAPVSGGVVGAEQGRLVIMAGGEPADIERLRAPLAALSQRLTCMGPVGCGQVTKVCNQLIVAANSLLIAEAVALAERGGVDASLLAPALAGGFADSLPMQILAPRMATRQHEPVQWKVATLLKDLDNAVKLARETDSASPLAALADQLMRLHATRGHGQADLSSVIGLFHSSIDSTAPA; translated from the coding sequence ATGAGCCACCCCCTGCGCATCGCCTTTGCCGGCATTGGCCTGATGGGCCTGCCGATGTGTCGCCGCCTGCTGGCCGCCGGCTACCCGCTGACCGTCTGGAACCGCAACCCCGACAAAACCGCCCCGCTGCTGGCCGCTGGCGCACGCCAGGCCGCCAGCCTGGCCGAACTGGCGGCTGGGGCAGATATCGTCTGCCTGTGCCTGTCTGACACCGCCGCTGTCGAGCAGGTGATGTTTGCCGCCGACGGCTTGGCCGTCCACTTGGCGGCGGACACACTGGTGGTGGATTTTTCCAGCATCGAACCCGCCGCCACCCGCCTGTTTGCCCAGCGCCTGGCCACCCAATGCGGCGCACGCTGGGTGGACGCGCCGGTTTCCGGTGGCGTGGTCGGTGCCGAGCAAGGCCGGTTGGTGATCATGGCTGGCGGCGAGCCCGCCGACATCGAGCGCCTGCGTGCGCCGCTGGCGGCGCTGAGCCAGCGGCTGACCTGTATGGGCCCGGTGGGCTGTGGCCAGGTCACCAAGGTGTGCAATCAATTGATTGTCGCCGCCAACAGCCTGCTGATTGCCGAAGCCGTGGCACTGGCCGAACGCGGTGGCGTAGACGCCAGCCTGCTCGCCCCGGCGCTGGCCGGCGGCTTTGCCGACTCGCTGCCGATGCAAATCCTCGCCCCGCGCATGGCCACCCGCCAGCATGAACCGGTGCAGTGGAAAGTGGCCACCTTGCTCAAAGACCTGGACAATGCCGTGAAACTGGCACGGGAGACCGACAGCGCCAGCCCGCTGGCCGCGCTGGCCGACCAGTTGATGCGGCTGCACGCCACACGCGGACATGGGCAGGCGGATTTGAGCAGTGTGATTGGCTTGTTTCACTCGAGCATCGACAGCACCGCCCCAGCCTGA
- a CDS encoding response regulator: MLEREYLNICLAEPSSVQASIIKHMLSTLGIDNLQITESGQATLDLLASPVPPDVVISALYLPDMTGTDLVYRMRDNPRMRETPFLLVSSETKRSYLDPIRQAGTLAILPKPFTGEQLSHALNNTVEFLNAHENRMDSSVLDVAELSVLLVDDSLTARNHIRGVLQRIGFERISEAINGQEAVPLLDTTLFDLVVTDYNMPEMDGKQLVEYVRQHSMQPSVPILMVSSEHDEGRLAAIEQAGVSAICDKPFEVELIRKLLRNFFVEPSRC; this comes from the coding sequence ATGCTGGAACGTGAATACCTGAATATCTGTCTGGCCGAGCCCTCTTCGGTGCAGGCCAGCATCATCAAGCACATGCTGAGTACGCTTGGCATCGATAACCTGCAAATCACCGAAAGCGGCCAGGCCACGCTGGACCTGCTGGCCAGCCCAGTGCCGCCCGATGTGGTGATCAGCGCGCTTTACCTGCCCGACATGACCGGCACCGACCTGGTGTATCGCATGCGCGATAACCCGCGCATGCGCGAAACCCCGTTTTTGCTGGTGTCCAGCGAAACCAAGCGCTCCTACCTCGACCCGATCCGCCAGGCCGGCACCCTGGCCATCCTGCCCAAGCCGTTTACCGGCGAGCAGCTGTCGCATGCGCTGAACAACACCGTTGAATTCCTCAACGCCCACGAAAACCGCATGGACTCCAGCGTGCTGGACGTAGCCGAACTCAGCGTCTTGCTGGTGGACGACAGCCTGACCGCGCGCAACCATATTCGCGGCGTGCTGCAACGCATCGGCTTTGAGCGCATCAGCGAAGCCATCAACGGCCAGGAAGCCGTGCCGCTGCTGGACACCACGCTGTTTGACCTGGTGGTCACCGACTACAACATGCCGGAAATGGACGGCAAACAGCTGGTGGAATACGTGCGCCAGCACAGCATGCAGCCGTCGGTGCCCATTCTGATGGTGTCGTCCGAGCACGACGAAGGCCGGCTGGCCGCCATCGAACAGGCCGGCGTGTCGGCCATCTGTGACAAACCCTTTGAAGTGGAACTGATCCGCAAGCTGCTGCGCAATTTCTTTGTCGAGCCCAGCCGCTGCTGA
- a CDS encoding anhydro-N-acetylmuramic acid kinase, with product MTASSLYLGLMSGTSLDGVDAVLADFASARPTVLACVSLPYPDSLRSAVLALQPRGDNELDRAARLGRELAQLYAQAVHATLAAAGVSANQVAALGCHGQTVRHAPHAGYTIQLGDLALLAELTGVDTIGDFRRRDLAAGGQGAPLVPAAHQAWFAHPTQARAVLNLGGIGNLTRLDPALPVMGFDTGPGNMLLDAWIGQHRPGQRFDANGEWAASGQCLPALLAELLTEPYFACPPPKSTGRDLFSLDWLQPRLAAYPGLAAADVQRTLLALTVHSVADAVRQHAPATRALYVCGGGALNPLLMAELAAALPDCAVATTDALGIPAMQVEALAFAWLARQYCLRQPGNVPAVTGAQGERVLGALYPR from the coding sequence ATGACCGCCTCTTCCCTCTACCTTGGCCTGATGTCCGGCACCAGCCTGGATGGCGTGGACGCCGTGCTGGCCGACTTTGCCAGCGCCCGCCCCACGGTGCTGGCCTGCGTCAGTCTGCCCTATCCGGATAGCCTGCGCAGCGCCGTGCTGGCGCTGCAACCGCGTGGTGACAACGAGCTGGACCGTGCCGCCCGGCTGGGGCGTGAGCTGGCGCAGCTGTACGCCCAGGCAGTCCACGCCACCCTGGCGGCAGCCGGGGTCAGCGCCAACCAAGTGGCCGCGCTGGGCTGTCACGGCCAGACCGTGCGCCATGCGCCGCACGCCGGCTACACGATTCAGCTGGGCGACCTGGCCCTGCTGGCCGAACTGACCGGGGTGGACACCATCGGCGACTTCCGTCGCCGCGATCTGGCTGCCGGCGGACAGGGTGCGCCGCTGGTGCCTGCCGCCCATCAGGCCTGGTTTGCCCACCCGACCCAGGCGCGGGCAGTGCTCAATCTGGGTGGCATCGGCAACCTGACCCGGCTCGACCCGGCCTTGCCGGTGATGGGTTTTGACACTGGGCCGGGCAATATGCTGCTGGACGCCTGGATTGGCCAGCATCGGCCCGGCCAGCGCTTTGACGCCAATGGCGAATGGGCGGCCAGCGGCCAGTGTCTGCCAGCCTTGCTGGCCGAGCTGCTGACCGAACCGTACTTTGCCTGCCCCCCGCCCAAAAGCACCGGGCGCGACCTGTTCTCGCTGGACTGGCTCCAGCCTCGCCTGGCCGCTTATCCTGGCCTGGCCGCTGCCGACGTGCAGCGCACCCTGCTGGCGCTGACCGTGCACAGTGTAGCCGATGCCGTGCGCCAGCATGCGCCGGCCACGCGGGCCTTGTATGTATGCGGCGGCGGCGCGCTGAATCCGCTGCTGATGGCCGAACTGGCCGCCGCGCTGCCGGATTGCGCCGTGGCCACCACCGATGCACTGGGTATTCCGGCCATGCAGGTGGAAGCACTGGCCTTTGCCTGGCTGGCCCGCCAGTACTGCCTGCGCCAGCCAGGCAATGTGCCGGCGGTCACCGGCGCGCAAGGGGAACGGGTATTGGGGGCGCTGTATCCGCGCTGA